A genomic stretch from Chloroflexota bacterium includes:
- a CDS encoding diguanylate cyclase translates to MSHARTRRPMLLALVYGVFLVLVGITASALVAVSSMHVSSSMLAAAVSRDGAIAELFFNGRLQQGDLQPGGMSDAEVVAFETNLVDLTRKAKMLRIDVRALDGSILFSSQPGLRGETPATSEGMQKALSGEPDAGFAGDGDASVIREFLPLRTATGDPVAVIAIEREATSILAHIDAAVRDIVIVTVSAALLLAVILLGVFRAAHRRILRQQALLLEAERRDPLTDLLNHGAVVALLTDAVERASADARTLGVALVDVDNFRLLNDTHGHDAADDVLRRVAELLTAEATAGSSVARYGPDEFLLVVPEAGQAEMEAAVEVLRTRLHELSVQFGESEPLPVSVSAGIALFPDHADSVTELLSAVAVAVGEARASGGDGVSVARIGPEERSATGSFDILRGLVIAVDTKDRYTKRHSEDVARYAVFLAERLGLDEDLLQTIHLSGLLHDVGKIGIPDTLLRRPSKLTAEEFEIFKQHVALGDAIVRDVPNVDEVRAGIRFHHERWDGRGYLDGLEGEEIPLIGRLLAVADAFSAMTTTRPYRKALSVEEALKRLGDAAGSQLQEDLVVAFIAGIETAPDAPLPGELSTRIWRPERLVA, encoded by the coding sequence ATGTCGCACGCGCGCACGCGAAGGCCGATGCTGCTGGCGCTGGTCTACGGCGTCTTCCTGGTGCTGGTCGGAATCACGGCGAGTGCCCTGGTGGCGGTCTCGTCGATGCACGTCTCGAGCTCGATGCTGGCCGCCGCCGTGTCGCGTGACGGGGCGATCGCCGAGCTCTTCTTCAACGGCCGGCTGCAGCAGGGCGATCTCCAGCCGGGTGGGATGTCGGACGCTGAGGTGGTGGCCTTCGAGACCAACCTCGTCGACCTGACCCGCAAGGCCAAGATGCTGCGGATCGACGTTCGCGCCCTCGATGGCTCGATCCTGTTCAGCTCGCAACCCGGTCTTCGGGGCGAAACGCCGGCAACATCCGAGGGGATGCAGAAGGCACTCTCCGGAGAGCCTGACGCAGGGTTCGCCGGCGATGGCGATGCGAGCGTGATTCGCGAGTTCCTGCCGCTGAGGACCGCGACGGGCGACCCCGTCGCCGTGATTGCGATCGAGCGGGAGGCGACGTCGATCCTGGCTCACATCGATGCCGCAGTTCGGGACATCGTGATCGTCACGGTCAGCGCGGCGCTCCTGCTGGCCGTGATCCTGCTGGGCGTATTCCGAGCCGCCCATCGGCGCATCCTGCGCCAGCAGGCGCTGCTGCTCGAGGCCGAGCGTCGAGATCCCCTCACCGATCTGCTCAATCACGGCGCGGTGGTCGCCCTCCTGACCGATGCCGTCGAGCGGGCGTCAGCCGACGCTCGCACCCTGGGCGTCGCGCTCGTCGACGTGGACAACTTCCGCCTCCTGAACGACACCCACGGGCACGACGCCGCGGACGACGTGCTGCGCCGCGTCGCCGAGTTGCTGACGGCAGAGGCCACCGCAGGATCGTCCGTTGCGCGCTACGGCCCCGATGAGTTCCTGCTCGTCGTGCCGGAAGCGGGACAGGCGGAGATGGAGGCAGCGGTCGAGGTGCTGCGGACGCGGCTGCACGAGCTCAGCGTCCAGTTCGGTGAGTCGGAGCCGCTGCCCGTCTCGGTGAGCGCCGGGATCGCGCTCTTCCCCGACCACGCGGACTCGGTCACCGAGCTCCTCTCCGCGGTGGCGGTTGCGGTCGGGGAGGCCAGGGCCAGCGGCGGGGACGGCGTGTCCGTCGCTCGCATCGGCCCCGAGGAGCGCTCGGCCACCGGCAGCTTCGACATCCTCCGCGGGCTGGTCATCGCGGTCGACACCAAGGACCGATACACCAAGCGCCATTCGGAGGACGTTGCCCGCTACGCCGTCTTCCTGGCCGAGCGGCTGGGCCTCGACGAGGATCTGCTCCAAACCATCCACCTGTCCGGGCTCCTGCACGACGTCGGCAAGATCGGGATCCCCGACACCCTCCTGCGCCGGCCCAGCAAGCTGACCGCCGAGGAATTCGAGATCTTCAAGCAGCACGTGGCGCTGGGCGACGCGATCGTGCGGGACGTCCCCAACGTCGATGAGGTCCGCGCCGGGATTCGCTTCCACCACGAGCGCTGGGATGGTCGCGGCTACCTCGACGGCCTCGAGGGAGAGGAGATCCCGCTGATCGGCCGGCTGCTGGCCGTGGCCGACGCCTTTTCCGCCATGACCACGACCCGCCCCTACCGCAAGGCGCTCTCCGTCGAGGAGGCTCTCAAGCGTCTGGGCGACGCGGCGGGGTCGCAGCTCCAGGAGGACCTGGTGGTCGCCTTCATTGCGGGCATCGAGACCGCGCCCGACGCACCGCTCCCCGGCGAGTTGTCCACCCGCATCTGGCGTCCTGAACGCCTCGTGGCATGA
- a CDS encoding TetR/AcrR family transcriptional regulator codes for MPKIWTETIETHRREVREAILDTTAALAEDGVLSVTMSQIAEATGIGRATLYKYFPDVEAILRAWHERQIGAHLGYLVEVKEGAGNAGQRLEAVLGAYASISQQSSAHHDTELAAFLHRDHQIAEAQGKLRSLIRGLLVEAARSGDVRTDIAPDELANYCLHALAAARSLPSRAAVGRLVAITLAGVRPQP; via the coding sequence ATGCCGAAGATTTGGACGGAGACGATCGAAACCCACCGGCGCGAGGTGCGGGAGGCAATCCTAGATACGACCGCCGCTCTCGCCGAGGACGGAGTGCTGTCGGTCACGATGTCGCAGATCGCCGAGGCGACCGGTATCGGACGCGCGACCCTGTACAAGTATTTCCCGGACGTTGAGGCGATCCTCCGCGCCTGGCATGAACGCCAGATCGGCGCCCACCTGGGATACCTGGTTGAAGTCAAAGAGGGCGCGGGGAACGCGGGCCAGCGGCTCGAGGCGGTGCTTGGTGCGTACGCCTCAATTTCCCAGCAGTCAAGCGCGCACCACGACACGGAGCTGGCAGCATTTCTGCATCGAGATCACCAGATCGCTGAAGCTCAGGGCAAATTGCGCAGCCTGATTCGAGGGCTGCTGGTTGAAGCCGCGCGAAGTGGAGACGTCCGGACCGATATCGCACCCGACGAGCTCGCGAACTACTGCCTTCACGCCCTTGCGGCGGCGAGGAGCCTGCCATCCAGGGCAGCCGTCGGCCGCCTCGTCGCGATCACCCTGGCTGGGGTACGACCCCAGCCCTGA
- a CDS encoding plastocyanin/azurin family copper-binding protein, with amino-acid sequence MTDELRFEPDAFTFSVGETVRFEVANAGAIQHEFFIGDADAQADHEEEMVEMGGMAHDEPNGISVDPGESQVLEHTFATAGTILIGCHEPGHYAGGMVATATVNG; translated from the coding sequence ATGACTGATGAACTGCGATTCGAGCCGGATGCGTTCACCTTCTCGGTCGGTGAAACCGTGCGGTTCGAGGTGGCCAATGCGGGGGCAATTCAGCATGAGTTCTTCATCGGTGACGCCGATGCCCAGGCCGATCACGAGGAAGAGATGGTCGAGATGGGCGGCATGGCCCATGACGAGCCGAACGGCATCAGCGTGGATCCGGGCGAGTCTCAGGTATTGGAGCACACCTTCGCCACCGCAGGGACCATCCTCATCGGCTGCCACGAGCCCGGCCACTACGCCGGCGGCATGGTGGCGACCGCCACCGTGAATGGTTGA
- a CDS encoding dihydrolipoamide acetyltransferase family protein, with product MATTIKMPQLGESVTEGTIERWLVKEGDKVEQYDPLFEVVTDKVNAEVPAEVAGTVTKIIVGDGQTVKVGTPLAEIETEGGTAEAAAPTPAPAETAAPEPAPAAAPPEPAPTPAAPEPAAAAAPAPAAEAAAEAPAPTPAPAPQPADTAAATASEPDTNGTTRMTPAVRRLVREHGIDIAQLRGSGAGGRVTRDDVLAFVAAGAVPATAENPTPAAVTEPAAPPPTPVPAPMAEPAAAAPAQAAAPAPVAAAATPAPAYAAPTPLPAPTGGDVEVPLTQMRKGIAAKMTRVKQTVPHAYTVVEVDMHNVVRWRKTNQDSYKAREGIGISYVAAVIKAVTETLRQHPTLNSQFAEDRIVLKQAMNIGIAVAVDNGLLVPVIANADQLSISGVNHRIQDLAARARTNKLKLDEIQGGTFTVNNTGWFGSVSSMPIINSPEVAILSMEAIVKRPVVISVEGEDVITVRPMMNMTCSFDHRVLDGAQVGNFLADVRKRLEGWDPATPIG from the coding sequence ATGGCAACCACCATCAAGATGCCGCAGCTCGGCGAGTCGGTCACGGAGGGGACGATCGAGCGCTGGCTGGTCAAGGAGGGCGACAAGGTCGAGCAGTACGACCCGCTCTTCGAGGTGGTCACCGACAAGGTCAACGCGGAGGTCCCCGCCGAGGTCGCCGGCACGGTCACCAAGATCATCGTCGGCGATGGCCAGACGGTGAAAGTCGGGACGCCACTGGCGGAGATCGAGACGGAGGGCGGCACCGCCGAGGCCGCGGCCCCGACTCCTGCCCCCGCGGAAACAGCTGCGCCAGAGCCGGCACCGGCTGCGGCTCCTCCCGAGCCTGCTCCAACACCGGCGGCTCCTGAGCCGGCGGCCGCGGCCGCTCCCGCCCCGGCAGCTGAGGCCGCCGCTGAGGCGCCGGCCCCGACCCCTGCACCCGCGCCACAGCCGGCGGACACTGCGGCCGCCACGGCATCGGAGCCCGATACGAACGGGACCACGCGCATGACGCCCGCGGTCCGGCGCCTGGTGCGCGAGCACGGCATCGACATCGCGCAGCTCCGCGGAAGCGGCGCCGGCGGGCGCGTCACCCGCGACGACGTGCTCGCCTTCGTCGCCGCCGGAGCCGTCCCCGCAACCGCCGAAAACCCGACCCCCGCCGCCGTGACCGAACCCGCGGCTCCCCCGCCCACGCCGGTCCCGGCACCGATGGCCGAGCCCGCCGCGGCCGCGCCAGCCCAGGCGGCCGCCCCCGCCCCCGTTGCGGCAGCCGCAACTCCCGCGCCCGCCTATGCCGCCCCGACGCCGCTCCCCGCCCCGACCGGCGGCGACGTGGAGGTTCCCCTGACCCAGATGCGCAAGGGGATCGCGGCCAAGATGACGCGCGTCAAGCAGACCGTCCCCCACGCCTACACGGTGGTGGAGGTGGACATGCACAACGTGGTGCGCTGGCGCAAGACGAACCAGGATTCCTACAAGGCGCGCGAGGGGATCGGGATCAGCTATGTGGCCGCGGTGATCAAGGCGGTGACCGAGACGCTGCGCCAGCATCCGACCCTCAACAGCCAGTTCGCTGAGGATCGGATCGTCCTGAAGCAGGCCATGAACATCGGCATCGCGGTGGCCGTCGACAACGGCCTGCTGGTGCCGGTCATTGCCAACGCCGACCAGCTCAGCATCAGCGGCGTGAACCATCGGATCCAGGACCTGGCGGCCCGCGCCCGGACCAACAAGCTGAAGCTGGACGAGATCCAGGGCGGGACCTTCACGGTCAACAACACCGGCTGGTTCGGATCGGTCTCATCCATGCCGATCATCAACAGCCCGGAGGTCGCCATCCTGTCGATGGAGGCGATCGTCAAGCGCCCAGTGGTGATCAGCGTCGAGGGCGAGGACGTCATCACCGTTCGACCGATGATGAACATGACCTGCTCCTTCGATCACCGCGTCCTGGACGGAGCCCAGGTCGGCAACTTCCTGGCCGATGTCCGCAAGCGGCTCGAGGGCTGGGACCCGGCTACCCCGATCGGCTGA
- a CDS encoding YkvA family protein translates to MDWRTVAIVLAGILAVWAILIGLLWMFRPRDVRLGELLRIVPDVVRLVRRLLGDRAVPLSAKVALVVLLAWLISPIDLIPEFIPILGPLDDVVVAVLVLRYVRRTVGLEGLRSRWPGSPDGFALLGRIIGSG, encoded by the coding sequence GTGGATTGGCGGACCGTGGCGATCGTCCTCGCGGGCATCCTCGCCGTGTGGGCGATCCTGATCGGCCTGCTCTGGATGTTCCGTCCGCGCGACGTGCGGCTGGGCGAGCTGCTCCGGATCGTTCCCGACGTGGTTCGGCTGGTTCGCCGGCTCCTCGGCGACCGCGCAGTGCCATTGAGTGCCAAGGTCGCACTGGTCGTGCTGCTCGCCTGGCTGATCAGCCCGATTGACCTCATCCCGGAGTTCATCCCCATCCTCGGTCCGCTCGACGACGTGGTCGTGGCGGTGCTCGTCCTGCGCTACGTCCGGCGCACGGTCGGGCTCGAGGGGCTTCGGAGCCGATGGCCGGGCAGTCCCGACGGGTTCGCCCTGCTGGGCCGGATCATCGGCTCAGGCTAG
- a CDS encoding alpha-ketoacid dehydrogenase subunit beta, producing the protein MAELNILEAIRTAMDEELERDPNVMVLGEDVGKKGGVFGATEGLWAKYGGKRVLDTPLTEAMIAGAAAGAAIYGLRPIAEMQFADFSYPAFNQIVSEISRMRYRSNNAFGLPMVIRMPYGGGVHGALYHSQSNEAYFTSTVGLKVVAPGTPADAKGLLKASVRDPDPVMFFEHKKTYRLFKAEVPDGDNVVPIGVADVARAGKHLSIFCYGYMRFCALEAAETLAREDGVEAEVVDLRTLRPLDTAAVLASVAKTGKALVVHEANRFGGFGAEVAAIIAEQAFEHLDGPITRLAGPEVPGVPFHHSLEDWFMLNPAKIVEAARGLAAY; encoded by the coding sequence ATGGCCGAGTTGAACATCCTCGAGGCGATCCGGACCGCCATGGACGAGGAGCTGGAGCGCGACCCGAACGTGATGGTCCTGGGCGAGGACGTCGGCAAGAAGGGCGGCGTCTTCGGCGCCACCGAGGGGCTGTGGGCCAAGTACGGCGGGAAGCGGGTGCTCGACACGCCGCTCACCGAGGCGATGATCGCCGGAGCCGCGGCAGGGGCCGCCATCTACGGCCTGCGCCCGATCGCCGAGATGCAGTTCGCCGATTTCTCGTACCCCGCCTTCAACCAGATCGTGTCCGAGATCAGCCGCATGCGCTATCGGTCCAACAACGCCTTTGGTCTGCCGATGGTGATCCGCATGCCGTACGGCGGCGGCGTGCACGGCGCGCTGTACCACTCGCAGAGCAACGAGGCCTACTTCACCTCCACCGTCGGCCTCAAGGTGGTGGCTCCCGGCACCCCGGCCGATGCCAAGGGCCTGCTGAAGGCCTCGGTCCGCGACCCCGACCCGGTGATGTTCTTCGAGCACAAGAAGACGTACCGCCTCTTCAAGGCGGAGGTCCCCGATGGCGACAACGTGGTCCCGATCGGCGTGGCCGACGTGGCGCGAGCCGGCAAGCACCTCTCGATCTTCTGCTACGGCTACATGCGCTTCTGCGCGCTCGAGGCGGCGGAGACGCTCGCCCGCGAGGACGGCGTCGAGGCCGAGGTGGTCGACCTGCGCACCCTCCGTCCGCTCGACACCGCCGCGGTGCTCGCATCGGTGGCCAAGACGGGAAAGGCGCTGGTCGTCCACGAGGCGAACCGCTTCGGCGGCTTTGGGGCGGAGGTCGCGGCCATCATCGCCGAGCAGGCCTTCGAGCACCTGGACGGGCCGATCACCCGCCTGGCGGGGCCGGAGGTGCCTGGCGTTCCGTTCCACCACAGCCTCGAGGACTGGTTCATGCTCAATCCAGCCAAGATCGTCGAAGCCGCCCGTGGGCTGGCCGCGTACTGA
- a CDS encoding heavy metal translocating P-type ATPase: protein MFRRQFWVVLLLTVPVVIWSREVQDWLGYSAPAFPGSDWIPSVLGTVVFAYGGLVFLRGARSELSDRQPGMMTLISLAIAVAFIASWAATLGVFEVDVWWELATLITVMSLGHWLEMRAIGQARGALSALAELLPDTAERVTGSGLESVKTHELRLDDMVLVRPGGRVPADGEVVEGSADVDESMITGESRAVSKEPGDRVVAGTVVAGSSLRVKVTAIGDQTALSGIMRLVAEAQASNSRAQVLADRAAAILFYIALVSGIITLGAWTLLGDPEEALIRTATVLVIACPHALGLAIPLVIAISTTLGVRNGLLVKDRLALERAKDLEIVIFDKTGTLTRGQPVLGAVVAVPQHEETAVLGLAAAVEADSEHPLAKAVVDAARSRGVTVPEASGFKAMAGRGARASVDGLITQVGGPRLLADLQLTVPAELRSHIAEWEAAGQTVLYVVREGGVIGALGVEDEIRAESVVAVKSLHALGLRVAMITGDAQAVADSVAAHIGIDEVRAQVLPADKAAAVRSFQAGGATVAMVGDGVNDAPALAQADVGIAIGAGTDVAVESAGIVLVRDDPRDVVGAIELSRASYRKMVQNLVWATGYNALAIPVAAGLLAPIGFVLPMSLGAVAMSASTIIVAANAQLLRGLRLRPAA from the coding sequence GTGTTTCGTCGCCAGTTCTGGGTGGTTCTGCTGCTGACCGTCCCGGTCGTGATCTGGAGTCGGGAGGTGCAGGACTGGCTTGGGTATTCAGCACCTGCGTTCCCGGGCTCGGACTGGATCCCATCGGTGCTGGGCACGGTCGTATTCGCGTACGGGGGCCTGGTATTCCTTCGCGGAGCGCGATCGGAGCTCAGCGACCGGCAGCCGGGAATGATGACCCTGATCAGCCTCGCGATCGCGGTCGCGTTCATCGCCAGCTGGGCGGCCACGCTTGGCGTCTTCGAGGTGGACGTGTGGTGGGAGCTGGCAACTCTGATCACCGTCATGAGCCTCGGGCATTGGCTGGAGATGCGGGCGATCGGTCAGGCACGCGGCGCGCTTTCCGCGCTGGCAGAGCTGCTGCCTGACACGGCCGAGCGCGTCACCGGCAGCGGCCTCGAATCGGTCAAGACGCACGAACTGCGGCTCGACGACATGGTCCTGGTCCGGCCGGGAGGCCGCGTACCGGCCGATGGCGAGGTCGTCGAGGGTTCGGCCGACGTCGACGAGAGCATGATCACCGGCGAATCTCGTGCCGTCAGCAAGGAGCCGGGCGATCGGGTGGTGGCCGGCACCGTCGTGGCCGGCTCGAGCCTGCGGGTCAAGGTGACGGCAATCGGGGACCAGACCGCCCTCTCCGGAATCATGCGGCTGGTGGCCGAGGCCCAGGCGTCCAACTCGCGCGCCCAGGTGCTGGCCGATCGGGCGGCGGCGATCCTCTTCTACATCGCTCTCGTGTCGGGCATCATCACTCTCGGAGCCTGGACCCTGCTCGGCGACCCCGAGGAAGCGCTGATCCGTACGGCGACAGTGCTCGTCATCGCCTGTCCCCATGCGCTGGGCCTCGCCATCCCGCTGGTCATCGCCATCAGCACCACGCTGGGCGTGCGGAACGGGCTGCTGGTCAAGGACCGATTGGCGCTCGAGCGGGCAAAGGATCTCGAGATCGTCATTTTCGACAAGACCGGCACCCTGACCCGCGGCCAGCCCGTGCTGGGCGCTGTAGTCGCTGTACCGCAGCATGAGGAGACTGCTGTTCTGGGACTGGCCGCCGCGGTCGAGGCGGACAGCGAGCACCCACTCGCGAAGGCGGTGGTGGATGCCGCACGGAGCCGTGGGGTGACCGTACCGGAGGCATCGGGGTTCAAGGCGATGGCAGGCCGCGGTGCCCGCGCCAGCGTGGATGGATTGATTACCCAGGTAGGCGGCCCGCGCCTGCTGGCAGACCTCCAGTTGACCGTCCCCGCCGAGCTCCGGAGCCATATCGCTGAGTGGGAAGCGGCCGGACAGACGGTCCTGTACGTGGTGCGAGAGGGCGGCGTGATCGGCGCATTGGGGGTTGAGGACGAGATCCGCGCGGAGTCGGTGGTGGCCGTCAAGAGCCTCCATGCGCTCGGCCTGCGGGTGGCCATGATCACCGGCGACGCGCAAGCAGTGGCCGATTCGGTGGCCGCGCACATCGGCATTGACGAGGTGCGAGCCCAGGTCCTGCCCGCCGACAAAGCAGCGGCCGTGCGCAGCTTCCAGGCCGGCGGGGCAACCGTCGCGATGGTGGGTGACGGCGTGAATGACGCCCCTGCGCTGGCCCAGGCGGACGTCGGCATCGCGATCGGCGCCGGAACCGATGTCGCGGTCGAATCGGCCGGCATCGTGCTCGTGCGCGATGACCCGCGCGACGTGGTTGGCGCGATCGAATTGTCCCGGGCGAGCTACCGCAAGATGGTGCAGAACCTGGTCTGGGCGACCGGCTACAACGCGCTTGCGATCCCGGTGGCCGCTGGGCTATTGGCACCCATCGGCTTCGTGCTGCCGATGAGCCTTGGCGCGGTAGCCATGAGCGCCTCGACGATCATCGTCGCGGCGAACGCCCAGCTTCTGCGCGGCCTCCGCCTGCGGCCCGCGGCATGA
- the lipA gene encoding lipoyl synthase: MALDPQRDFSTLGELSVLNEPAGHHASPSEIMYPGGPGGDGGILSPGDPVPENAGPGGRRPEWLKVRIGVGETYAQVSSIMRSQDLHTVCEEARCPNQGECWALGTATFMVLGSVCTRNCGFCAIDTGRPPTTDLDEPRRVAEAASAMRLKHAVITMVARDDLPDGGAGIVADTIRAIRGPSPDTSIEVLISDLNGREQDIRTVVEAQPDILNHNVETVPRLQRPVRRRARWDRSVSVLTIGRGVAQEIGHDQMVTKTGMMVGLGETTDELLEAMRLLREADIDVLTIGQYLRPSRQHLPLHKYYTPAEFVALRRHGLEMGFRHVQSGPLVRSSYHAAEQVPGAPGNEAVAV, translated from the coding sequence GTGGCACTCGACCCGCAGCGCGACTTCTCGACCCTGGGGGAGCTTTCCGTGCTCAACGAACCGGCCGGCCACCACGCCTCCCCCTCCGAAATCATGTACCCCGGCGGCCCCGGCGGCGACGGCGGGATCCTCTCCCCCGGCGACCCGGTCCCCGAGAACGCCGGCCCCGGCGGACGTCGGCCCGAATGGCTGAAGGTCCGTATCGGCGTGGGCGAGACCTACGCCCAGGTCAGCAGCATCATGCGCAGCCAGGACCTGCACACCGTCTGCGAGGAGGCCCGCTGCCCGAACCAGGGTGAGTGCTGGGCGCTCGGCACCGCGACCTTCATGGTCCTGGGCAGCGTGTGTACACGAAACTGCGGCTTCTGCGCGATCGACACCGGGCGCCCGCCGACCACCGACCTCGACGAGCCGCGTCGTGTGGCCGAGGCGGCTTCGGCCATGCGCCTGAAGCACGCCGTCATCACCATGGTCGCTCGCGATGACCTGCCCGATGGCGGCGCAGGCATCGTCGCCGACACGATCCGCGCCATCCGCGGCCCCTCCCCCGACACCAGCATCGAGGTGCTCATATCCGACTTGAACGGACGAGAACAGGACATCCGCACCGTGGTCGAGGCCCAGCCAGATATCCTCAACCACAACGTCGAGACGGTTCCCCGTCTCCAGCGCCCGGTCCGACGCCGGGCGCGGTGGGATCGGTCCGTCTCAGTGCTGACCATCGGCCGCGGCGTAGCACAAGAGATCGGCCACGACCAGATGGTCACCAAGACCGGGATGATGGTGGGCCTGGGCGAGACGACCGACGAGCTGCTCGAGGCCATGCGGCTCCTGCGCGAGGCCGATATCGACGTCCTGACCATCGGCCAATACCTGCGCCCCAGCCGCCAGCACCTGCCGCTGCACAAGTACTACACCCCCGCCGAGTTCGTGGCGCTCCGGCGGCACGGCCTGGAGATGGGCTTCCGTCACGTGCAGTCCGGGCCGCTGGTGCGCTCCTCGTACCATGCCGCGGAGCAGGTCCCGGGTGCGCCCGGCAACGAGGCGGTCGCCGTCTGA
- a CDS encoding DUF2269 domain-containing protein — protein sequence MGPGLRKLALATHLSFSVGWIGAVAAYLTLDVTVATVDDVQILRAAWVAMGLVVTWAIVPLAIASLVTGFVMALGTKWGLFRHWWVAISLLLTLAATLVLLQEAGVIAHAAAMAAEPTTSDAELRNLPSTLPHSGGGLTVLLVIQVMNVYKPQALTPYGWRKQEEERLAAKSRSVMPRAAGGGRAEAGRSPRR from the coding sequence ATGGGACCCGGCCTGCGCAAGCTGGCCCTCGCTACTCACCTGAGCTTTTCGGTTGGCTGGATCGGCGCGGTGGCGGCTTATCTGACGCTGGACGTGACCGTGGCGACCGTGGATGACGTTCAAATACTGCGGGCCGCCTGGGTCGCGATGGGTCTGGTCGTCACCTGGGCCATAGTCCCGTTGGCGATCGCATCGCTGGTCACCGGCTTTGTGATGGCCCTGGGCACGAAATGGGGCTTATTTCGGCATTGGTGGGTGGCGATCTCGCTGCTGCTTACCCTGGCTGCCACCCTCGTCCTCCTTCAGGAGGCTGGGGTGATAGCGCACGCGGCGGCTATGGCAGCCGAGCCGACGACATCCGACGCAGAGCTCCGCAACCTCCCGTCAACCCTGCCCCATTCGGGTGGTGGACTGACAGTGCTGCTCGTCATCCAGGTCATGAACGTTTACAAGCCACAGGCCTTAACGCCCTACGGATGGCGCAAGCAAGAGGAGGAGCGTCTAGCTGCCAAATCTCGGTCGGTCATGCCGCGGGCCGCAGGCGGAGGCCGCGCAGAAGCTGGGCGTTCGCCGCGACGATGA
- a CDS encoding thiamine pyrophosphate-dependent dehydrogenase E1 component subunit alpha, whose amino-acid sequence MANTKVAELGHKALGLTDADVLAMYRQMLLARAVDERMWLMQRAGKIAFIISGQGHEAAQIGMTWPMRPNQDWMAPYYRSIASAITFGMTPEDIITAHLAKGDDVSSGGRQMPGHYGAARYNIVSLSSPVGTQVLHAVGIAMGAWVKGEDVVAITSFGEGTSNQGEVHEAMNFAGVHKLPVIFVCENNGYAISVPLAQQVGGLSVAARAEGYGFPGVTVDGADPLACYAAGKEAHERAIRGEGPTLIEAVVHRLTSHSSDDDQRRYRDPAEVEDLKQHDPIPLFASRLAAVGLLIAELDEQYRAEVKAEINEASKRAEARPEPDVATAELHVYAEEGG is encoded by the coding sequence ATGGCCAACACCAAGGTCGCGGAGCTGGGGCACAAGGCGCTCGGCCTGACGGACGCCGATGTGCTTGCCATGTACCGCCAGATGCTGCTGGCCCGCGCGGTCGACGAGCGAATGTGGCTGATGCAGCGCGCCGGCAAGATCGCCTTCATCATCTCGGGGCAGGGTCACGAGGCGGCACAGATCGGAATGACCTGGCCGATGCGCCCGAACCAGGACTGGATGGCCCCCTACTACCGCTCGATCGCATCCGCGATCACGTTCGGGATGACGCCCGAGGACATCATCACCGCGCACCTGGCCAAGGGCGACGACGTGTCATCCGGCGGGCGCCAGATGCCCGGCCATTACGGTGCAGCGCGCTACAACATCGTCTCGCTCAGCTCCCCCGTCGGCACCCAGGTGCTGCACGCCGTCGGGATCGCGATGGGCGCCTGGGTGAAGGGCGAGGACGTGGTGGCGATCACCTCGTTCGGCGAGGGAACCAGCAACCAGGGCGAGGTCCACGAGGCGATGAACTTTGCTGGCGTGCACAAGCTGCCGGTCATCTTCGTGTGCGAGAACAACGGATACGCCATCAGCGTGCCGCTCGCCCAGCAGGTGGGCGGGCTCTCGGTCGCGGCCCGCGCGGAGGGATACGGCTTCCCCGGCGTCACGGTTGACGGCGCCGATCCGCTGGCCTGCTACGCCGCCGGCAAGGAGGCGCACGAGCGCGCCATTCGCGGCGAGGGCCCGACACTGATCGAGGCGGTTGTGCACCGCCTCACCAGCCACTCGTCGGACGACGATCAGCGCCGCTACCGCGACCCCGCCGAGGTCGAGGACCTCAAGCAGCACGACCCGATCCCCCTGTTTGCGAGCCGCCTGGCGGCCGTCGGCCTGCTCATCGCCGAGCTCGACGAGCAGTACCGAGCCGAGGTGAAGGCGGAGATCAACGAGGCCTCGAAGCGCGCCGAGGCGCGTCCCGAGCCGGACGTGGCCACGGCCGAGCTGCACGTCTACGCCGAGGAGGGCGGCTGA